Proteins encoded by one window of Blautia faecicola:
- a CDS encoding MBL fold metallo-hydrolase, whose product MKLTILGTGNAVVTRCYNTCFIFDDNGKYFLVDGGGGNGILRQLEDANIPWKEIRDIFITHKHLDHLTGIIWMIRMICQNMKRGTYEGEANLYGHAEVLQMAHDIACMVLQPKEAAYMGDRLHLITVENGETREIIGHDVTFFDIGSTKAKQFGFSMDLGNGKKLTCCGDEPYNPCEEPYAKGSKWMLHEAFCLYRDADHFKPYEKHHSTVKDACKLAQTLGVENLILYHTEDKTIEHRKELYMAEGKPYFDGNLFVPEDLEGFEL is encoded by the coding sequence ATGAAACTTACGATTCTCGGAACCGGAAACGCTGTTGTCACCCGCTGTTACAATACCTGCTTTATCTTTGACGATAACGGAAAATACTTCCTAGTCGATGGAGGCGGCGGTAACGGCATTCTGCGCCAGTTAGAAGATGCCAACATCCCTTGGAAAGAGATCCGCGACATCTTCATCACACACAAACACCTCGACCATCTGACCGGTATCATCTGGATGATCCGCATGATCTGCCAGAACATGAAACGCGGAACCTACGAGGGCGAAGCCAACCTCTACGGTCACGCCGAAGTCCTCCAGATGGCACACGATATCGCCTGTATGGTCCTGCAGCCAAAAGAAGCCGCCTACATGGGTGACCGCCTGCACCTTATCACAGTAGAAAACGGTGAAACCAGAGAAATCATCGGGCACGACGTGACCTTTTTCGATATCGGCTCCACCAAAGCCAAACAGTTCGGCTTCTCCATGGATCTCGGCAACGGCAAAAAACTCACCTGCTGCGGCGATGAGCCATACAACCCATGCGAAGAACCATACGCCAAAGGCAGCAAATGGATGCTCCACGAAGCCTTCTGCCTGTATCGCGACGCCGACCATTTTAAGCCGTATGAGAAACACCATTCTACCGTCAAAGACGCCTGCAAACTGGCACAGACACTCGGTGTTGAGAACCTGATTCTTTATCATACGGAAGATAAGACGATTGAGCATCGGAAAGAGTTATATATGGCGGAAGGGAAGCCTTATTTCGATGGGAATCTGTTTGTTCCGGAGGATTTGGAAGGGTTTGAATTATAA
- a CDS encoding nicotinate phosphoribosyltransferase translates to MRALDLTLLTDLYELTMMQGYFKNPTDQVVVFDAFYRQNPCDGGYAIAAGLEQVIEYIRDLHFSPDDVEYLRGLNLFDDDFLEYLRGFHFTGDIYAIPEGTVVFPREPLLKVVAPVMEAQLVETAILNIINHQSLIATKASRVVYAAKGDGIMEFGLRRAQGPDAGIYGARAAVIGGCVGTSNVLTGKMFNVPVKGTHAHSWIMSFPDEYTAFKTYANLYPNACLLLVDTYDVLDSGVPNAIRVFKEMKEKDPNFHGYGIRIDSGDLAYLSKKASEMLEAAGFGDAIISASSDLDEYLIDSLKAQGATINSWGVGTNLITSKDCPAFGGVYKLAAIKDKDDEDFVPKIKLSENTEKITNPGNKTIYRIYDKATGKIRADLICMVDETFDESKDMIIFDPIETWKKTKIKGGSYTLRELLVPVFQKGLCVYTSPSVMEMQAICKKEQETLWPETRRLVNPQKVYVDLSDKLYKVKSQLLEEMSMKALDLQ, encoded by the coding sequence ATGAGAGCGCTGGATTTAACCTTATTAACTGATTTATACGAATTAACCATGATGCAGGGTTATTTTAAAAACCCTACTGATCAGGTTGTTGTATTTGATGCCTTCTACAGACAGAACCCGTGTGACGGCGGTTATGCGATCGCAGCCGGACTGGAACAGGTCATCGAATACATCCGTGACCTGCATTTTTCTCCGGACGATGTGGAATATCTGCGGGGACTGAACCTGTTCGACGATGATTTTCTGGAATATCTGAGAGGCTTCCACTTTACCGGTGATATTTATGCGATTCCGGAAGGAACCGTTGTGTTCCCGAGAGAACCTCTCTTAAAAGTAGTTGCTCCTGTCATGGAGGCGCAGCTGGTGGAAACCGCAATCTTAAACATCATCAACCATCAGAGTCTGATCGCCACCAAAGCCTCCCGCGTGGTTTATGCGGCAAAAGGTGACGGTATCATGGAATTCGGTCTTCGCCGTGCACAGGGACCGGATGCCGGTATCTACGGTGCAAGAGCCGCTGTGATCGGCGGCTGCGTCGGAACTTCCAACGTGCTGACCGGCAAGATGTTCAATGTTCCGGTCAAAGGTACACATGCACACAGCTGGATCATGAGCTTCCCGGATGAATATACCGCATTTAAAACCTATGCAAACCTGTATCCGAACGCCTGCCTGCTGCTGGTAGATACGTATGATGTACTCGACTCCGGTGTACCGAACGCGATCCGCGTCTTTAAAGAAATGAAAGAAAAAGATCCGAACTTCCACGGCTACGGCATCCGTATCGACAGCGGTGACCTGGCTTATCTGTCAAAGAAAGCTTCTGAAATGCTCGAAGCTGCCGGATTCGGCGATGCGATCATCTCCGCTTCCAGCGATCTGGACGAATACCTGATCGACAGCCTGAAAGCACAGGGCGCCACGATCAACTCCTGGGGTGTCGGCACGAACCTGATCACCTCCAAAGACTGCCCGGCATTCGGCGGCGTCTACAAACTGGCAGCCATCAAAGACAAAGACGATGAGGATTTCGTACCGAAGATCAAACTTTCTGAAAATACAGAGAAAATCACAAACCCGGGAAATAAAACCATTTACCGTATCTACGACAAAGCAACCGGCAAGATCCGTGCCGATCTGATCTGTATGGTGGACGAAACCTTTGATGAATCCAAAGACATGATCATCTTCGATCCGATCGAAACCTGGAAAAAAACCAAGATCAAAGGCGGCTCCTACACACTCCGGGAACTTCTGGTTCCTGTCTTCCAGAAAGGCCTGTGTGTTTACACCTCTCCTTCCGTTATGGAAATGCAGGCAATCTGCAAAAAAGAACAGGAAACCCTGTGGCCGGAGACACGCCGTCTGGTAAATCCGCAGAAAGTGTATGTGGATCTGTCCGACAAGCTGTATAAAGTAAAATCTCAGCTGCTCGAAGAGATGAGCATGAAGGCTCTGGATCTGCAGTAA
- a CDS encoding class I SAM-dependent DNA methyltransferase — protein sequence MDSIDYYNRYAVPYYEETVDASMEEVMKPFVELLSEESENAEVLDLGCGSGRDTLLLEEYGFYVTPMDGSEEMCKLAVVNTDKEVLQMTYDEMEFDDVFDGIWACASLIHLTEDEMRKVMKKLVKALKENGVLYFSVHKGDRDGIYHGRYFHDYTRRELQSLMEEYPELEVVDIWTTQDVRSEKSDKLWLNVLARKTGKE from the coding sequence TTGGACTCGATAGACTATTATAACCGGTATGCGGTGCCCTATTATGAAGAAACAGTAGATGCGAGCATGGAAGAGGTTATGAAGCCGTTTGTGGAACTTCTGTCCGAGGAGTCGGAGAATGCAGAAGTGCTGGACCTGGGATGTGGTTCCGGAAGGGACACCCTGTTATTGGAAGAATATGGATTTTATGTAACACCGATGGATGGCTCGGAGGAGATGTGTAAGCTCGCAGTGGTAAACACGGACAAAGAAGTACTGCAGATGACCTATGATGAGATGGAATTTGATGATGTCTTTGATGGGATCTGGGCGTGTGCTTCCCTGATTCATCTGACCGAAGATGAGATGCGTAAGGTTATGAAAAAACTGGTGAAGGCGCTGAAGGAAAATGGTGTGCTTTATTTTTCCGTACATAAGGGAGACCGGGATGGAATTTATCATGGGCGTTATTTCCATGATTACACCAGAAGGGAATTGCAGAGTCTGATGGAAGAATATCCGGAACTGGAAGTGGTTGATATCTGGACCACACAGGATGTACGGTCAGAAAAGTCAGATAAACTCTGGCTGAATGTACTGGCACGAAAAACAGGAAAAGAGTAG
- a CDS encoding CvfB family protein has translation MIELGRRQKLQVVKKVEFGVYLGEKADAKEQERVLLPAKQVPADTKVGDELEVFIYRDSADRLIATTRVPALELHQTAVVKVAEVGKIGAFLDWGLEKDLLLPYKEQTVKVKKDQEVLVALYIDKSDRLCATMKVYPYLKTQSPYVVEDQVEGRIYEISDNFGVFVAVDDQYSGLIPKTEAQGQYRPGEKVSCRVTNVREDGKLNLSPRKKAYQQMDEDSELVLKVIGEYAGVLPFDDKVSPEVIKREFGLSKAAFKRAVGHLLKEKKIKIQDKRIYLIF, from the coding sequence ATGATTGAATTAGGAAGAAGACAGAAGTTACAGGTAGTAAAAAAAGTGGAATTCGGTGTCTATCTTGGAGAGAAGGCAGACGCGAAGGAGCAGGAGAGAGTGCTTCTGCCGGCAAAACAGGTACCGGCTGATACAAAAGTAGGCGATGAACTGGAAGTATTTATCTACCGGGATTCCGCAGACCGCCTGATTGCAACAACCAGAGTACCGGCGCTGGAGCTTCACCAGACCGCAGTGGTAAAAGTTGCGGAAGTTGGAAAAATCGGAGCATTTCTGGACTGGGGACTGGAAAAAGATCTGTTGCTTCCATATAAAGAGCAGACTGTGAAGGTGAAAAAGGATCAGGAAGTTCTGGTAGCCCTGTATATCGACAAGAGCGACCGTCTGTGTGCGACCATGAAAGTATATCCGTACCTGAAAACGCAGTCTCCGTATGTGGTAGAAGATCAGGTAGAGGGAAGAATCTATGAGATCAGCGACAATTTCGGCGTATTTGTGGCAGTTGACGATCAGTATTCCGGTCTGATCCCGAAGACGGAAGCGCAGGGCCAGTATCGTCCGGGCGAGAAGGTAAGCTGCCGTGTGACAAATGTAAGAGAGGATGGAAAACTGAACCTTTCTCCGAGAAAAAAAGCCTACCAGCAGATGGATGAGGATTCCGAACTGGTATTAAAGGTGATCGGTGAGTATGCGGGTGTGCTGCCGTTTGATGATAAAGTGTCACCGGAAGTGATCAAACGGGAATTCGGACTGAGCAAAGCGGCATTTAAACGTGCGGTCGGTCATTTATTAAAAGAGAAGAAAATCAAGATCCAGGATAAACGTATTTACTTGATTTTTTAG
- a CDS encoding DNA polymerase III subunit alpha has translation MGFTHLHVHTEYSLLDGSNKIKEYVARVKELGMDSAAITDHGVMYGCIDFYRAAKEAGINPILGCEVYVAPGSRFDKEMQHGEDRYYHLVLLAENNQGYSNLMKIVSAGFVEGYYYKPRVDLEVLEKYHEGIIALSACLAGEIPRFLTRGLYEEGKKAALRYQEIFGKNNFFLELQNHGIPEQEMVNQQLVRMSSETGIELVCTNDVHYTYAEDAGSHDILLCIQTGKKVQDEDRMRYEGGQYYVKSEAEMAALFPYAPQALENTKKIGDRCHVEIEFGVTKLPKYDVPDGYTSWEYLNKLCWEGLEEKYHPVTEELKERLTYELNTIKTMGYVDYFLIVWDFIKYARDNDIMVGPGRGSAAGSIVSYSLGITQLDPIRYQLLFERFLNPERVSMPDIDIDFCFERRQEVIDYVVRKYGKDRVVQIVTFGTMAARGVIRDVGRVLDFPYAQVDTIAKMIPNELNITIDKALKMNPELRNQYEGDEQIRYLIDMSKRLEGLPRHTSMHAAGVVISQKAVDEYVPLSRASDGSITTQFTMTTLEELGLLKMDFLGLRTLTVIQNAVKLAQKSEGIELDLSKIDYNDQAVLGMIGSGKCEGVFQLESSGMKNFMKELKPKSLEDIIAGISLYRPGPMDFIPQYIKGKNAPDQITYDCPQLEPILEPTYGCIVYQEQVMQIVRDLAGYTLGRSDLVRRAMAKKKAAVMAKERENFVYGNKEEGVPGCIANGISEQVANKIYDEMTDFAKYAFNKSHAAAYAVVSYQTAWLKYYYPVEFMAALMTSCIDNPSKVSEYILNCRQMGIQILPPDINRSTGSFSVEDGSIRYGMAAVKGIGKPVMEAIVEERERGGAFSSLKDFCQRLSGKEVNKRTIENFIKAGAFDSLGGTRKQFMMIYVQVMDTVNQEKKSSMTGQMSLFDIMGEEDKKSFEIRMPDVGEYEKENKLAFEKEVLGVYISGHPLEEYADVWKKNITATTSDFQPMEESEMPKVKDESKVVIGGMITEKTIKYTKNNKVMAFITLEDLVGTVEVVVFPRDYERNAALIETDSKVFIMGKVSAEDDKASKLICEKIVSFDQVPRELWIQFADRRQYEQEVAGLYDTLRQSDGSDHVVVYLRAEKQMKHLPASRSIEIEDNLLGILRGKYGAENVKVVEKSIEKQLHMH, from the coding sequence ATGGGATTTACACATTTGCATGTGCATACGGAATACAGCTTGCTGGATGGTTCCAATAAAATCAAAGAGTATGTAGCCCGGGTGAAAGAGCTGGGCATGGACAGTGCGGCGATCACAGATCACGGTGTGATGTATGGCTGTATCGATTTTTACCGCGCGGCAAAGGAAGCCGGAATCAACCCGATCCTCGGGTGCGAGGTCTACGTGGCGCCCGGTTCCCGATTTGACAAAGAGATGCAGCACGGGGAAGACCGGTATTATCATCTGGTACTGCTGGCGGAGAATAATCAGGGCTACAGCAACCTGATGAAGATCGTCTCGGCAGGATTTGTGGAAGGATATTACTACAAACCGCGTGTGGATCTGGAAGTTCTGGAAAAATACCACGAGGGTATTATCGCGCTGAGCGCCTGCCTTGCCGGTGAGATCCCGAGATTTCTGACCAGAGGACTGTATGAGGAAGGAAAAAAGGCGGCACTGCGTTATCAGGAGATTTTCGGAAAAAATAATTTCTTCCTGGAATTACAGAATCATGGAATCCCGGAGCAGGAGATGGTCAATCAGCAGCTGGTGCGTATGAGCAGTGAGACGGGGATTGAACTGGTATGTACCAACGATGTACATTATACCTATGCGGAAGATGCAGGCTCCCACGATATCCTGTTGTGTATCCAGACCGGAAAAAAAGTGCAGGACGAAGACCGTATGCGCTATGAGGGCGGGCAGTATTATGTCAAATCCGAAGCAGAGATGGCGGCACTGTTCCCGTATGCACCGCAGGCTCTGGAAAATACAAAGAAAATCGGTGACCGGTGTCACGTAGAGATCGAATTTGGCGTGACCAAACTGCCGAAATACGACGTTCCGGACGGATATACCTCCTGGGAGTACCTGAATAAACTCTGCTGGGAAGGCCTGGAAGAAAAATACCATCCGGTAACGGAAGAACTGAAAGAGCGTCTGACCTATGAGTTAAATACAATCAAGACCATGGGGTATGTGGATTATTTCCTGATTGTATGGGATTTTATCAAATATGCGAGAGACAACGATATTATGGTAGGTCCGGGACGAGGTTCCGCGGCGGGAAGTATCGTTTCGTATTCGCTGGGGATCACACAGCTGGATCCGATCCGGTATCAGCTGCTGTTCGAGCGTTTCCTGAACCCGGAACGAGTATCCATGCCAGATATCGATATTGACTTCTGTTTCGAACGGAGACAGGAAGTCATTGATTATGTCGTGAGAAAATACGGAAAAGACCGGGTGGTGCAGATCGTTACGTTCGGTACGATGGCGGCGCGCGGTGTTATCCGGGATGTCGGAAGGGTACTGGATTTTCCGTATGCACAGGTGGATACGATCGCGAAGATGATCCCGAATGAGTTAAATATCACGATCGATAAAGCCCTGAAAATGAACCCGGAGCTGAGAAATCAGTACGAGGGTGACGAGCAGATCCGCTATCTGATCGATATGTCGAAACGTCTGGAAGGTCTGCCGCGGCATACTTCGATGCATGCCGCCGGTGTCGTGATCAGCCAGAAAGCGGTGGATGAGTATGTGCCGCTCTCCCGGGCTTCGGACGGTTCGATCACGACGCAGTTTACGATGACGACGCTGGAAGAACTGGGACTTCTGAAGATGGATTTCCTGGGACTGCGTACGCTGACCGTGATCCAGAACGCGGTAAAACTGGCGCAGAAGAGCGAAGGAATCGAGCTGGATCTGTCAAAAATCGATTACAACGATCAGGCGGTACTCGGCATGATCGGAAGCGGAAAATGCGAGGGTGTGTTCCAGCTGGAAAGTAGCGGTATGAAAAACTTCATGAAGGAGCTGAAACCGAAGAGTCTGGAAGATATCATCGCTGGAATCTCCCTGTACCGTCCGGGTCCGATGGATTTTATCCCGCAGTATATCAAAGGAAAAAATGCACCGGATCAGATCACCTATGACTGCCCGCAGCTGGAGCCGATTCTGGAACCGACCTACGGCTGTATCGTTTATCAGGAACAGGTTATGCAGATCGTGCGTGATCTGGCAGGCTATACACTGGGACGAAGCGACCTGGTACGCCGTGCCATGGCGAAGAAGAAAGCGGCGGTTATGGCAAAAGAGAGGGAAAACTTCGTTTATGGAAATAAGGAAGAAGGGGTTCCCGGCTGTATCGCAAACGGAATCAGCGAGCAGGTGGCAAATAAGATCTACGATGAGATGACGGATTTTGCCAAGTATGCATTTAACAAGTCACACGCTGCAGCTTATGCGGTGGTATCGTATCAGACTGCGTGGTTAAAATACTATTATCCGGTGGAATTTATGGCGGCATTGATGACTTCGTGTATTGATAATCCGTCGAAGGTATCCGAATATATCCTGAACTGCCGGCAGATGGGCATTCAGATCCTGCCACCGGACATCAACCGCAGTACCGGAAGTTTCTCCGTAGAAGATGGCAGTATCCGGTATGGCATGGCTGCAGTAAAGGGGATCGGAAAACCGGTGATGGAAGCGATCGTGGAAGAAAGAGAACGCGGCGGCGCATTTTCCTCGCTCAAAGACTTTTGCCAGCGGTTAAGCGGAAAAGAAGTCAATAAGCGAACAATCGAAAACTTTATCAAAGCGGGAGCCTTTGACAGCCTCGGCGGAACGAGAAAGCAGTTTATGATGATCTATGTGCAGGTGATGGATACGGTCAACCAGGAGAAAAAATCTTCGATGACCGGTCAGATGAGTCTGTTTGATATCATGGGCGAGGAGGATAAAAAGAGTTTCGAGATCCGGATGCCGGACGTAGGAGAATATGAGAAAGAAAACAAGCTGGCATTTGAAAAAGAAGTGCTTGGCGTGTATATCAGCGGTCATCCGCTGGAGGAATACGCAGATGTCTGGAAAAAGAATATCACGGCGACGACCTCGGATTTTCAACCGATGGAAGAGAGCGAAATGCCGAAGGTCAAAGATGAATCGAAAGTGGTCATTGGCGGTATGATCACGGAAAAGACGATCAAATACACCAAAAACAATAAAGTGATGGCATTTATCACATTGGAAGATCTTGTCGGAACGGTGGAAGTGGTTGTATTTCCAAGGGATTATGAGAGAAATGCTGCGCTGATCGAGACGGATTCCAAAGTATTTATCATGGGAAAAGTATCAGCGGAGGATGATAAGGCGAGCAAACTGATCTGTGAAAAGATTGTCTCGTTCGATCAGGTGCCGCGGGAGCTGTGGATCCAGTTTGCCGACCGCAGACAGTACGAGCAGGAGGTGGCAGGACTCTATGATACGCTGCGCCAGTCCGACGGCAGCGATCATGTGGTCGTGTATCTGCGGGCAGAAAAGCAGATGAAACATCTTCCGGCATCGAGAAGCATCGAAATCGAGGACAATCTGCTTGGTATTTTACGCGGAAAATACGGCGCGGAAAATGTCAAAGTTGTGGAAAAGAGTATTGAAAAACAGCTTCATATGCATTAA
- a CDS encoding IS3 family transposase (programmed frameshift), whose amino-acid sequence MNYSPELKDALLRRMLPPNNESITKISREEGISEQTLRNWRDKARKEGYAAPGTDAVPDDWSTQDKFLVVVETASMNETELAEYARKKGLYIEQIKAWKDACMNANGGIAKEASRLNRELKDSEKERRKLEKELQRKEKALAEAAALLVLSKKAKCDLGGSRGRMISAPDRETAVLLIDEAIASGATCKKACDRLGITERTFYRWKKRKTDTDSYGDGRPSADHSDPANKISAEIRREIISICNRPEYASMAPCEIVPALADEGIYVASESTFYRVLREEKMLNHRGRSEAPKHNRPSTYSATAPNQVYMWDITYLNGPHKGMFYYLYLFSDLYDRSIVGWEVYEEESADCASSLIKRICLKQGRLTTEPLVLHSDNGSPMKGATMLATLYQLGITPSNSRPRVSNDNPYAESLFKTLKYRPNYQPKGFGTLEEAREWVSLFVKWYNHDHHHSGLKFLTPYQRRSGLSDKILAKRKEVYEAAKAEHPERWNGRATRDWSLPDTVYLNPDKMPEQLETEAEKTAVS is encoded by the exons ATGAACTATAGTCCAGAATTAAAGGATGCACTCCTTAGAAGGATGCTTCCACCAAACAATGAATCCATTACCAAGATTTCCAGGGAAGAAGGTATCTCTGAACAGACACTTCGTAACTGGCGGGATAAAGCCAGAAAGGAAGGTTATGCCGCTCCTGGTACAGATGCTGTCCCTGACGACTGGAGCACACAGGACAAATTTTTAGTTGTCGTTGAAACAGCAAGCATGAATGAGACGGAACTTGCTGAGTATGCCCGTAAAAAAGGACTTTATATTGAACAGATCAAAGCCTGGAAAGATGCCTGCATGAATGCAAATGGCGGTATCGCGAAGGAAGCTTCCCGGCTTAACCGTGAACTCAAGGATTCTGAAAAAGAACGCAGAAAACTTGAAAAAGAATTACAGCGCAAGGAAAAAGCTCTTGCGGAAGCGGCAGCTTTACTTGTACTGTCAAAAAAAGCAA AATGCGATCTGGGGGGATCCAGAGGACGAATGATCAGCGCCCCAGACCGCGAAACTGCTGTACTGCTGATCGATGAGGCCATTGCATCGGGGGCTACCTGCAAAAAGGCATGTGACCGTCTCGGGATCACGGAACGGACTTTCTACCGTTGGAAAAAACGAAAGACAGATACGGATTCCTATGGGGATGGACGTCCTTCAGCAGATCACTCGGATCCTGCAAATAAGATATCGGCAGAGATACGCCGGGAGATCATAAGTATCTGTAACAGGCCAGAATACGCAAGCATGGCACCATGTGAGATCGTTCCTGCATTAGCCGATGAGGGGATTTATGTTGCCTCTGAATCAACCTTTTACCGTGTATTGCGGGAAGAAAAAATGTTAAATCATCGTGGACGCAGCGAAGCACCAAAACACAACCGTCCATCTACATACAGCGCAACAGCTCCGAATCAGGTGTATATGTGGGATATCACTTATCTGAATGGACCACATAAAGGGATGTTTTATTACCTGTACCTTTTTTCAGACCTTTATGACCGTAGTATCGTTGGCTGGGAAGTCTACGAAGAAGAAAGTGCAGACTGTGCCAGCAGCTTGATCAAAAGGATCTGTCTGAAACAAGGCCGGCTCACTACAGAACCGTTAGTGTTACATTCTGATAACGGCTCACCCATGAAAGGGGCAACAATGCTGGCGACACTGTATCAGCTTGGAATCACCCCTTCAAACAGCAGACCGCGTGTGAGCAATGATAATCCATACGCCGAAAGCCTATTCAAAACGCTGAAGTATCGTCCGAATTATCAGCCCAAAGGATTTGGAACACTGGAAGAGGCACGGGAATGGGTCAGCCTGTTTGTAAAGTGGTATAACCACGATCACCATCACAGTGGGTTGAAGTTTCTTACTCCATACCAGCGCCGCAGCGGCTTGTCTGATAAGATACTGGCCAAACGCAAAGAGGTCTACGAAGCTGCCAAAGCAGAGCATCCAGAACGTTGGAATGGACGTGCAACCCGTGACTGGAGTCTTCCAGATACAGTGTATCTGAATCCGGATAAGATGCCGGAGCAGCTTGAAACAGAAGCTGAAAAGACTGCTGTATCATAA
- the tnpB gene encoding IS66 family insertion sequence element accessory protein TnpB (TnpB, as the term is used for proteins encoded by IS66 family insertion elements, is considered an accessory protein, since TnpC, encoded by a neighboring gene, is a DDE family transposase.) — MLNDAAGIRRVVLACGYVDLRKGIDGLSMIIGDRYHQNPFEKGTLFLFCGRRSDRIKGLLWMGDGFLLLYKRLEDGSLTWPRTEQEAAELTEEQFQYLMLGLNPLDPKIKEVHPKRAL, encoded by the coding sequence ATGCTTAACGATGCAGCAGGAATCCGCAGGGTTGTACTCGCCTGCGGATATGTTGATCTGCGGAAAGGCATTGACGGACTGTCCATGATCATCGGTGACAGATACCATCAGAATCCTTTTGAAAAAGGAACTCTTTTTCTTTTCTGCGGAAGAAGATCCGACCGGATCAAAGGTCTGCTTTGGATGGGAGATGGATTCCTGCTTCTGTACAAACGCTTAGAAGACGGATCCCTGACCTGGCCCAGGACAGAACAGGAAGCTGCAGAACTTACAGAGGAACAGTTCCAGTATCTGATGCTCGGACTGAACCCACTGGATCCAAAGATCAAAGAGGTCCATCCGAAAAGAGCACTCTGA
- a CDS encoding acyl-[acyl-carrier-protein] thioesterase, whose amino-acid sequence MYSFESKVRYSEVGEDTRMTLYSVLNYFQDCSVFHSESVGRGTAVQGELGRAWVLTGWQIEFRRAADLGESIRISTWPHGFRGFIGERNFLMETLDGEILACADSSWAYIDTKTGHPVKASEEERAVYPIEEKLDMKPLGRKIRIPEERQEMGCFTVRQYHLDSNHHVNNAQYIRLSQEYIPADFQVQRLRAEYKRQAVLGDKIFPLVSKTEDSYVVALCNEEKEPYAVVEFA is encoded by the coding sequence ATGTATTCGTTTGAAAGTAAAGTACGTTACAGTGAAGTCGGTGAAGATACGAGGATGACTCTTTACAGTGTGCTGAATTATTTTCAGGATTGCAGTGTATTTCATTCGGAATCTGTAGGGCGCGGCACGGCGGTTCAGGGAGAACTGGGCAGAGCGTGGGTGCTGACCGGATGGCAGATCGAATTCAGGAGAGCAGCTGACCTTGGGGAGAGCATACGGATTTCCACCTGGCCGCACGGGTTCCGGGGATTTATCGGGGAGCGTAATTTTCTGATGGAGACACTGGATGGGGAAATACTGGCATGTGCGGATTCAAGCTGGGCGTATATCGATACAAAAACCGGACATCCGGTAAAGGCATCGGAGGAAGAACGGGCAGTATATCCGATAGAGGAGAAACTGGATATGAAACCGCTCGGAAGAAAGATTCGGATTCCGGAGGAACGGCAGGAGATGGGATGCTTTACCGTCCGTCAGTATCATCTGGACTCCAATCATCATGTAAACAATGCACAGTATATCCGCCTGTCGCAGGAATACATTCCGGCTGATTTTCAAGTGCAGAGACTGCGGGCGGAATACAAGAGACAGGCAGTGCTTGGAGATAAGATTTTCCCGCTGGTTTCGAAAACGGAAGACAGCTATGTAGTTGCTTTGTGTAATGAAGAGAAAGAACCGTATGCGGTGGTAGAATTCGCCTGA